The Thermococcus peptonophilus genomic sequence GGACCCGGGAACCAAACGGGTATCCTTTGTCGAGACCCATCCTTCCTACGAAGAAAGAATAATGAGGATCACTATGTACATCACAAACCTCAACAAACGCATCCAGTGATGGTTATGTCAAAGATAGAGATAAAGCTCGATCATGAAAAGGCCGAGAGGATAAAGAAAATCAGACCGACCAAGGACGAGTACTTCATGCTGATAGCAAAGCTCGTCTCCCTCCGGGCAACCTGCCCACGGCTCAGAGTTGGAGCGGTAGCAGTGAAAGACGGCTACATCCTAGCAACGGGATACAACGGTGCACCTAGGGGTATGAATCACTGTATTGACGTGGGCTGTCTTATTGTGGATGGACACTGTCACAGGGCAGTCCACGCCGAGCAGAACGTCATAGCGATGGCGGCAAGGAAGGGCATAAGTCTTGAAGGGGCGACGCTTTACGTCACCCACTTCCCTTGCGACACCTGCTTCAAGCTCCTGATAAACGCGGGCATCCGTGAGATAGTCTATGAAGAAATGTATCCCAACGAGGCCACCGAGATACTCCTGAGGGAAGCGCAAGAAAAGGGAATAGTGAAGATCAGACAGTTCAAGCTCAAAAAGGAGAGGGTTAGGCTGTTCCTGGAGGAGCTGTTTGGAGAGGACTTTTAGTGCCTTTCCTCAACTTTAACCTTTTCTTCCAGCGCCTTGAGCCGCTCGTTGATTTCTTCGAGCTCTATGGCAACTTTCCTCGTTAATTCGGTTATCTCCCTTTCAGTCCTGTCGATTTTCAGGTAAAGGTCAAAGACGATAAAGAACAAGAGACCGATAGACACCACAAAAAGAGCATCCAGCCCCCTTCCAAGACCCAGCAGATCCTTTACCGCTTGAGATACCTGAATTGGGAAGATTGCAACAACGACAAACACAAGTATAAGTATGGCCCACGATATTCCGCTCTGCCAGTCCAGTCTCCCTCCGGAGTAGTCGCGGTATAGTCTAAGGAGGAGGTACGCGAGAACTAACAGTGCTATGGCCTGAGCCGCGTACATAATACCTCACCTCAGTTTATCAAACAGCAGGTTGAGGGCTATTTTAATACCCTCAAGGACGTTTGTCCCCTTTCTCATCGAATACTCCGTATAGACAGCCTTTATCGGAACCTCCACAATTCTGCAACCGTTTTTAACGGCTTCAATTATAATCTCACTTGAAACCGCATACCTGTCGCAGGTAATCCTGATCTTTGCGGCACACTCACCGCTGAAGCACCTGAGCCCGCTCTGGCTGTCGCTGACGTACTTACGTGCAAACAGCGCAGTTATGAAATCGAGGACTAAGTTTCCAAACTTTTTGACAAGGGGCATCTGACTGGTGTCTCCTTTAAGGCGGGAGCCGACCGCAAAGTCCGCTTTTCCCTCCGCAACGGGCTTCATGACATTCAGTGCGTCGCTTATCAGATGCTGGCCATCGGCGTCGAAGGTAAGAACTATTTTAGCGCCCTTTCTTACTGCGTAAGCGAGCCCCGTACCGAGCGCCCCACCGAGGCCTCTGTTTACGAGATGGGTGAGAACGTGGACACCAAAAGACCTCGCTATCTCTTCAGTTCTGTCCTTTGAACCATCGTTGACAACGACTATTTCTTCACGCCTAAAATAACGCAGGAGGTCGGTCAGAACCGAGCCTATTGTCTTCTCCTCGTTATAAGCAGGAACAACGACGTAGCTCGACAGCAACCGCTCCATTAACGGAATGAAATCCTCCATAGTGGAAATTTCGAAGTTGGGGAATGCCTCGACCGAGAAGCTCATCCTTCCGGCTTCATGGGACGTCACCAAGAGACTGAGTGCACCGGCGTTCTTTGCAGCTATGACATCGTAGCCGTGATCCCCTATAACCAAAGTCTTCTCGGGGAGGATTCCAAGGGCATCCAGAACCCGCTTTATCTGTCCCCCATTTGGCTTCAACTGGTCTGGGGGAACATCTTCTCTCGCCACAATGATGTCAAAGTAGTCAGCAATGCCAGTTTTCTGAAGGGAGAAGAGGGCGGCATCCCTTGAACTCCTGGTTACAACTGCCATCCTGATTCCCTTCTCTCTCAAGAACTCGAGGGACTCATGAACTCCTTTGAACAGGAAGGCGTCTTTCATCCTGTCGGTCTCAAGCTCGACCTGTATCGAATGGAGTTCGTCAAAGGGAATGCCCGTTTTCTCGGAGATTTTAATCAAGGTCTCGTACATGGGTGTTAGGTCTCCAATAAGCTCTTCGCTTATGCCCATCTCCCGGAGTCTTTTTCTAAGCTCCTCCTTGACTTCAGAGAACGCCTTTGGGGCACCGACCAGCGTGCCGTCGAGGTCGAAGACCACCAGTCTGATGTCCATACTACCACCGAAGGGTTTATTTTCTGCAGTTCCAAAGGAATGCGGTGTCAGTAATGGAAGCGGCGGCTCCCCTTATAGCCTTAACTCTCTCGGCGGTACTAACCCCCTATCTCGCTGGACTCATGAAAAGGGCTGGAATAGTTGGAAAGGACATACACAAGTTGACCAAGCCCGAAGTCCCCGAAATGGGTGGGTTATCACTGCTCATCTCTATCGGAACTGTGTCATCTCTAATCGAACCAAGGATTGGTCTCGTTTTTCTCTTGTTTGGGATAGTGGGAATCGTTGACGACTTAACGGCCCTAAAGCAGTCCCACAAGGTTGCTCTGTCCTTGATAGTCGCTTCACCGGTGATGTTTTTTGACGTTCCCCGATATGTGGACGTATTCGGATTCCCCCTTAATCTCAGAGTTATCTACCCTCTGGTAGCCCTTCTGTATGTAGTGGGCTCGGCAAACCTAGTGAACATGCTGGCAGGTTTTAACGGACTGGAGGTCGGGACGAGCGCTATCGCGCTGGCTTTTCTGGGGCTACTCACAGAGGGAACAGCCAGAGAGCTGGCCTTTACCGGTGCAGCGGCAGCCCTAGGCTTTCTCTGGTGGAACAGATATCCAGCCAAGATATTTCCCGGCGATACTGGAACCCTGAGCCTTGGGGCACTTATTGGACTCGTTGTAGTTGTTGGGAAGGTTGAAGCCTACGGGGCAATTCTTCTAATACCCCACTTCCTGGACTTTACCATAAAGGCCGCTGGAGTCAGATTCGGGGTCAGAAAGCATGGAAGAACCGAGATCCTGCCCGACGGGACGCTAAAGGCACCACCTTATCCAAGCTTTCTGGGAATGATAATGAGAAAAGTACGCGTGAACGAACCGAAGCTGGTCGCAATAGTGTGGGCCATAGAGTTCATTCTTGGCCTTCTCGCCCTTGCTCTGAGTCGATTACTTTGACCATACCAAAACCGTAGCGGGTCTTCTCGCCAAAACCAGCCTCATAGCCTAGTCGCGCCAGTTCCGGTGAACCCGAGTACTTGAAAACCATGAGGGAACTCCTATAATAGGTATCCTTGACGAGGATTCTCACGGGCTTAAACTTCAGAACATCAATTTTAAACTCCTTGTCCTCTGGCATTTCACCGTAGATGCTCGAATACCTCATGAGCATTATTTTCCGGAGCTTGTCGAAGAACATCTCATCATCTGGATAGAGGTCCCACACTTTCATTCTGCCGTTGACAAACTTAACCGTTCGCACGAGGATTGGACTGAGAGTTGAGAAGAGAACTGGGCCTTTAAGCTCAGGCTCCTTCAGGACCTTAACATCGTCCGCGATAAAAACAGCATCCTTAATCTTTAGGAGGGGATCATCGAGAAAGCCCTCAGCAATGGCATGAATAACATCGGTGGAATGGGACGACACATAGAGAGAAACGTCATCGGAGAGAACCCTAATGCCCGCCTCTGGAATAAGCTCCCTCTTCCTGACCATTATCCTGGAGAACGTAAAGTAATCAACACCGCTGGATTCGACTTCTTTGCCGAGCTCTGGGGAGACCAAATAAATCTTCTCCAGTAACTGAGAAAAGACCTCATAATTGTAGTTAAACGGGAGAATAGTACCCACTTCAGCGGGCCTGAGCTTTATTTCAATCCTCATTATTGATCCCTCCAATATAGTGCCAATGTATTTAAACGTTAAAAAGGTTAATAAGTGTTTCGAAGTCGGATTTGAAGACTATTGTGAATCAGTGGGTTATAAACTACCCTCGGCTAAAAGTTGTCACACTCTGAACTTGGTATCGGCTGATATGGATAGAGTTAAAAAGAGTCCCAACTAGGTATACATCAGGAGAGAAGTCAGAGGTGAGAATGCATGAGTATTGAGAACACTGACGTTCACCCGGAGGGTTACGATGATTACGTCACTTTCCTCAAAAGGAGAATCAGGCAGCTGGAGTTACAGGTGAGAACACTTGAGGCAGACAAGGAGAGACTTGAGAGGGAGCTTTCAAGGCTGAGAATGGAGATGTCAAGACTCAGACAGCCGCCGGCCTTTGCAGGGAACGTCATAGAGGTGCTCGACGACGAGAGGGCTATCGTTCAGAACTACAACGGGCCGCGCTTCGTCGTCAGGATAGCACCGTGGATAGAGAGGGACAAGCTCAAGCCAGGAGCCAGGGTGGCGCTCGACCAGAGGACGATGGCGATAGTGGAGCTCCTGCCGAGCGAGAAAGACCCGAGCGTCCTCGGTTTCGAAGTCATTGAAAGGCCCAAGGTCACTTACAACGACATAGGCGGACTTGAGAAGCAGCTCCAGGAACTCAGGGAAGCAATAGAGCTCCCGCTCAAGCACCCGGAGCTGTTTGAACAGGTCGGCATCGAGCCGCCGAAAGGAGTTCTCCTCTACGGTCCGCCGGGCTGTGGAAAAACTCTGATGGCAAAGGCAGTTGCCAACCACGTCAACGCCACTTTCATCCGCGTCGTCGGTAGTGAACTGGTCAGGAAGTTCATCGGAGAGGGTGCCAGACTGGTCCACGAACTCTTTGAGCTTGCCAAGGAGAAGGCACCCACGATAATCTTCATAGACGAAATAGACGCCATAGGCGCAAAGAGAATGGACGAAACCACCGGCGGCGAGAGGGAAGTCAACAGGACTCTTATGCAGCTCCTCGCTGAGATGGACGGCTTCGACCCGAGGGGCAACGTGAAAGTCATAGCGGCAACTAACAGGCCGGACATACTTGATCCAGCTCTGCTCAGACCCGGAAGGTTCGATAGGCTAATAGAGGTTCCACTCCCGGACTATCACGGCAGGCTGGAAATACTCAAGGTCCACACGAGGAAGATGAACCTCAGGGGGGTTGACCTGCACGTTATAGCCGAGATAACCGAGGGAGCAAGTGGAGCCGACCTCAAGGCCATAGCTACCGAGGCAGGCATGTTCGCCATCAGGGACAGAAGGACGTACGTTACGCAGGACGACTTCCTCAAGGCCGTGGAGAAAGTCCTCGGCTCTGAGAAGAGACTGGCCCAGCAGATAGCGATGCACGAGGTAATGTACGGCTGAAGCCCCTCCTTTTTTATTCCTGATTTTAAAGCGAGCATTTACAATAGTACAGTCTTTCTGGGCTTGTTTCAAGGTTTTTTCCTTTTCAGAAAGCTCTCAATCCACAGTATCACCCACGCGAGCAGATACATTACGGGAATAGATAAGAAAGCATGCCTGTAGCCAAAGATATCTATAAGCAGGCCTAAGAGATAAGGCCCAACCGTCGCGCCGAAAAACCCAACCATATTAACGAAGCCCATGACTGAACCCAGGTTTTCTGGACTTGCTTTCTCTGAGGTGTAAGCAGTAACTATTGGGCCCACTGAGTAGAACGTAAGCCCGAGGGGGATTATAATCCAGGGAGATGCTGTTACTGCAAGGAGGAACGTCAGCAGTGCATTTAACACGAATACCAGCGGGACGCTTCTCCTTCCCGTTCTATCGTAGATCATGCCACCGAGGAAAGAGCCGGCCACCCCCACAACCGAGAGTAAAGAGAAAAGACCCGAGGCAATTTCGAGGGAGACTCCCGAGTGTACCAGGAATGACACCAGAAACGTTAGAAGGCCAAAGAATGCCGCGAGCGCAAGGAAATTCGCAGCGCTTAGGGGGAGAACGTTCATCGGAATCGAGAGTGAGGCATTATACGGCTTCGAGACTTCTCCCTTGACAGCGAAGGTAAGGGCAACTCCAACAAGGAGGCTCATGGAAGAGAGTACCGCAAAGGCGTACCTCCACTGGAGGGAGAGCGCTATGGGTACGACTATCAGGGGAGCGATCCCACTCCCTACTGGCGGCCCGACCATGAAGATGCCCATAGCTGAGCCCTTCCTCTCCCGGTAGACCTCGCTTATGAGGGCTGTCGCTGGGGCATAGTAAAGGCCCGAGAAAACTCCATAGAGAGCCCTAACCGCCAGAAGCTCCCAGTACTGGCGCGCGAAGACTATGAGCGCAGAAGAGAGGGAGTACCCTATAATGCTCACCACTAAGAGGCGCTTCCTTCCGAGCCTGTCTCCAAGATAGCCCGCGGGTACCTGGATGAGTGCATAGGGAAGTAGCAATGCAGTCATCAGCAGGCCGGCCTTGGCGTTGGCTATACCCAGCTCAGCTTTTATAATGGGGATGAGGGGAGGTATTGCCATCCTGTGGGCGTAGTTGAATATCCAGCCGAGGGAGAGCAGCAACAGGAGTTTCTTCCGCATGGGTTCGACAAAAGATGAAACGTTTAAAAGTTTGTTGGACAACAAAGTAAGTTTATAAAAGGCGCGGGCAACCAGTTACGGGAGAGGGCATGGTCAGCAAACTGCTCGCACTTGAGGCTTATCCATCACTCAGGGATCTGGACTTCAGGATACTGAGGGGAGTAGAGCTCAACATGCGTCACCACAGGTGGGTTCCCCTAGAGGACATAGCCCGCTTTGCCAGGGTGGACGTTGAGACAGCATCCTTCAGACTTGGAAAGCTCGACGACTGGGGGCTTGTTGTCAGGAGGAGCGACATCGGCTACATAGGCTACCAGCTCACGATACACGGCTATGACGCATTGGCAATCAGGGCTCTCGCCAAGAAGGGAGTTATAGAGGCTATAAGCACGACTCAGATAGGTGTTGGCAAGGACGCTGATGTTTACGTTGGAGTAACTCCGTCTGGAGAAAAGGTAGCGGTTAAGTTCAACAGGATAGGGGGGAGAACGGCCTCAAGAAGGGCCGGCTACCACAGTCACGTCTTCCAAGACAAGCACCACACCAGCTGGCTCTACGTTTCGAGGCTGATTGCCAAGAAGGAGCACGAGGCCCTTGTCCTGCTCAGCCCAATAGCGAGAGTTCCGCGACCGATAGCATGGAATCGGCACGTCGTCGTAATGGAGTTTGTGGAAGGAACAGAACTGGCTGAACTCAGGGACACTGATTTGAGCAGAGAGGAAGCAGAGAGGATACTCGATAGAGTCCTTGAAGAGTACCTCAAAATAGTGCACTTTGGCATAGTTCACTCGGACATGAGCGAGTTTAACATAGTCCTGACTAAAGACGGGGACATCCTGATAATAGACTGGGCGCAGTACATCACCACGGCCCATCCGGAGAGCTACGAACTGCTGAAGAGAGACATAATAGTCCTTTTGAATGCCTTCAGGAGAAGGTGGAGAGTAAAAAAGGAGTTTGAAAAGGTCTGGCCGGAGTTTGAATCAGCCTGGAAGGTAAGCAGGGGGGAGGGAAATGGTAATTAAGTACGAGCCCCTCAACAGGAAGGAGAGGATAGCAAGGCTCTTCAGGGAGGCCATAGAGGCCGAAAACCAGAAAGACCTTGAAACTGCCAAGAAAAAGCTCGACGAGATACTCCACGAGAGCATGGAGGAAGAGCCCGAGCTGTACTTTGAGGCCTGCTTCCGCCTCGCTGATATCTTCCTCCAGGAGGACAACTATAGGGGAGCGGTTAAGTGCGCGCTTAGGGCTATTTATAACGCACCGAACGATGATCTGTTTCGCCTTGGGTTCAAGAGATTGGCGGATATTCTCACGATAATCAAAGACGCTGGAAGAGAACTGGAGCTCACAGAGAACATGGATTCACTCAGAGTTCTCCTCAAAGAGGACGAACTCCTCAGCTCGTTCCTTGAAGCCCTAATGAAAGCAACAAAAGGAGAAGAAGTCAGCGTGGAGTTTCCTGTCAAGGAGATGAACGAGGCACTGGAAGCGCTCAAAGGATGAAACTCATGACCCTCTCTAGGTCTTCCCTTTTTGGTGCGAACGGGTAGTTGTAGGGTTCCTTTCCAGGTCTCTCGTTGTAGTAGGGCCTGTTACAGCCTGGACAACCATGGGTCATGAAAACCGTCGAAGGGATTTTCTTAACTTCGTCCTCGGAGAGTGCAAAGCCCTTGATGGAGTCTCCATCGAAGACTATGGCATCTTCTTTCCCGATGCTCACGAGGTATTTAGCAAGCTGGATCTTTCTGTAGCGTTCAAGGCTCGGGGGCTTCAGCTTCTCAAGGCGCGTTCTCTTTACCGGTGTGAAGGCGAATATGGAAACATCAGCGCCGATTTCCCTCGCGCGTATGAAAGTTTCCACAAGCTCTCTATCAGTCTCTCCCATGCCAACAATGACATGAATTAAAGCACTCCCGTTGCCAAAGACCCTGATCACTCTGCCCGCAAAGTCCCACACTTCCTCCCATGACAGGTCTGGTTTTATCTCCTTAAAGAGCCTCTCGCTGGCAACGTCAAGGCCGACACCTATGTAGTCCACGCCGAGCTCCTTGAAGCGTTCAAGTGTCTCCGAATCAACAGGTGTTATCGAGACCGAAATCGGGAGATTAAGGTCGGAGAAGGCCCCAAGGAGGTCAAAAACATCCTCAACCATTCCTGGATAATCAATGGTCTGGAGGCAGATTCTCGCAAAGTTTCCCCTCTTCAAACCTTCGAGTACATCCTCCAGCCCGAAAGCGGGCCACACAACCCTCGACAGCTTCTCAAGGTCTGCCCGACTTGAACGGGCCTGGACGCAGAAGGCGCAGTCGTTGGAGCATCTTCCCGGCCAGTAGGTCATGAGGTAAGCAGTAGTTGGTCTGGCAAGGAGTTTCGCCCTGATTAGGCCCATAACTATTGCGGTTCCATAGGAGACCCTCACCATTTCAGGCATCTACGTCACCCTTAATCTTCGGGATTAGGATGTTTATAAGTGCCACTCCAGCTATGAGTGGAAGCAACGGGAAAACCGCGCCGTATCCATTAAGGTCCGCAACGTAGCCAAGGGCGACTTGGCCACCCAGTGTGCCAAGGTCGAAGAACATCGTGTATATGCTTGAACCCATTGCGCGGATTTTTCCCGGAAGGGGAGCGAGGGCCATCATCTGCATCGCGGGAACGGCCAGACCAAAGCCCGCACCGATGAGAACGGCACTTATGTAGGACTCTGGCGGCAGAATCCTGTAGTTGAGAAAGACGTAGCCCGTTATAACGACCAGAATTCCACCAAAGGAAACGGGAACCGGACCAATCTTGTCCGCGGTCTTACCCCCAATTAACCTGGTTGCGAAGCTTGAGGCACCAACCACCATCATATAAAGGCCGAAAGCCCTCTGTGGGAAGCCGAGGTATTTATAGAAGGCCGGGAGGTATGTTGTTATGCCCGAATAAGAGGCCGAGAAAAAGAGGAGTGCCAGTGAAGTAAAAACGAACGAGACTTTAAGAAGTGCCCTATAACTGACGCTCTCTCTGGAGGATTCTTCGTCGCCAGTTATTCTTCCTACCTCTCTCCACACGGGGATTATAAAGCCCGCGCCGATGAGAGAGAACAGAGACACGAAAGAAAATGCTCCAACAAAACCAAGGTAGTCGGAGAGATAACCACCCAGAGCAGGACCAACGATGTTACCGAGCGAGAACATCATGCCGCGCCATCCGAGGGTCTCACCCACTCTGCCGGGGGGAGCCAGATCAACGGCAGTGGAGAGGCTTGAAGGGAAGAATATCCCCATTGAAAAGCCGTGGAGTGCTCTGGTGAACGCGAAGAGTACGAGGTTGGATGTATAAGCAGAAGCGACGTAGAGC encodes the following:
- a CDS encoding deoxycytidylate deaminase; translation: MVMSKIEIKLDHEKAERIKKIRPTKDEYFMLIAKLVSLRATCPRLRVGAVAVKDGYILATGYNGAPRGMNHCIDVGCLIVDGHCHRAVHAEQNVIAMAARKGISLEGATLYVTHFPCDTCFKLLINAGIREIVYEEMYPNEATEILLREAQEKGIVKIRQFKLKKERVRLFLEELFGEDF
- a CDS encoding DUF2304 domain-containing protein; translation: MYAAQAIALLVLAYLLLRLYRDYSGGRLDWQSGISWAILILVFVVVAIFPIQVSQAVKDLLGLGRGLDALFVVSIGLLFFIVFDLYLKIDRTEREITELTRKVAIELEEINERLKALEEKVKVEERH
- a CDS encoding HAD-IA family hydrolase, which gives rise to MDIRLVVFDLDGTLVGAPKAFSEVKEELRKRLREMGISEELIGDLTPMYETLIKISEKTGIPFDELHSIQVELETDRMKDAFLFKGVHESLEFLREKGIRMAVVTRSSRDAALFSLQKTGIADYFDIIVAREDVPPDQLKPNGGQIKRVLDALGILPEKTLVIGDHGYDVIAAKNAGALSLLVTSHEAGRMSFSVEAFPNFEISTMEDFIPLMERLLSSYVVVPAYNEEKTIGSVLTDLLRYFRREEIVVVNDGSKDRTEEIARSFGVHVLTHLVNRGLGGALGTGLAYAVRKGAKIVLTFDADGQHLISDALNVMKPVAEGKADFAVGSRLKGDTSQMPLVKKFGNLVLDFITALFARKYVSDSQSGLRCFSGECAAKIRITCDRYAVSSEIIIEAVKNGCRIVEVPIKAVYTEYSMRKGTNVLEGIKIALNLLFDKLR
- a CDS encoding MraY family glycosyltransferase — encoded protein: MEAAAPLIALTLSAVLTPYLAGLMKRAGIVGKDIHKLTKPEVPEMGGLSLLISIGTVSSLIEPRIGLVFLLFGIVGIVDDLTALKQSHKVALSLIVASPVMFFDVPRYVDVFGFPLNLRVIYPLVALLYVVGSANLVNMLAGFNGLEVGTSAIALAFLGLLTEGTARELAFTGAAAALGFLWWNRYPAKIFPGDTGTLSLGALIGLVVVVGKVEAYGAILLIPHFLDFTIKAAGVRFGVRKHGRTEILPDGTLKAPPYPSFLGMIMRKVRVNEPKLVAIVWAIEFILGLLALALSRLL
- the cas6 gene encoding CRISPR-associated endoribonuclease Cas6; the encoded protein is MRIEIKLRPAEVGTILPFNYNYEVFSQLLEKIYLVSPELGKEVESSGVDYFTFSRIMVRKRELIPEAGIRVLSDDVSLYVSSHSTDVIHAIAEGFLDDPLLKIKDAVFIADDVKVLKEPELKGPVLFSTLSPILVRTVKFVNGRMKVWDLYPDDEMFFDKLRKIMLMRYSSIYGEMPEDKEFKIDVLKFKPVRILVKDTYYRSSLMVFKYSGSPELARLGYEAGFGEKTRYGFGMVKVIDSEQGREGQE
- a CDS encoding proteasome-activating nucleotidase; this translates as MSIENTDVHPEGYDDYVTFLKRRIRQLELQVRTLEADKERLERELSRLRMEMSRLRQPPAFAGNVIEVLDDERAIVQNYNGPRFVVRIAPWIERDKLKPGARVALDQRTMAIVELLPSEKDPSVLGFEVIERPKVTYNDIGGLEKQLQELREAIELPLKHPELFEQVGIEPPKGVLLYGPPGCGKTLMAKAVANHVNATFIRVVGSELVRKFIGEGARLVHELFELAKEKAPTIIFIDEIDAIGAKRMDETTGGEREVNRTLMQLLAEMDGFDPRGNVKVIAATNRPDILDPALLRPGRFDRLIEVPLPDYHGRLEILKVHTRKMNLRGVDLHVIAEITEGASGADLKAIATEAGMFAIRDRRTYVTQDDFLKAVEKVLGSEKRLAQQIAMHEVMYG
- a CDS encoding MFS transporter, which produces MRKKLLLLLSLGWIFNYAHRMAIPPLIPIIKAELGIANAKAGLLMTALLLPYALIQVPAGYLGDRLGRKRLLVVSIIGYSLSSALIVFARQYWELLAVRALYGVFSGLYYAPATALISEVYRERKGSAMGIFMVGPPVGSGIAPLIVVPIALSLQWRYAFAVLSSMSLLVGVALTFAVKGEVSKPYNASLSIPMNVLPLSAANFLALAAFFGLLTFLVSFLVHSGVSLEIASGLFSLLSVVGVAGSFLGGMIYDRTGRRSVPLVFVLNALLTFLLAVTASPWIIIPLGLTFYSVGPIVTAYTSEKASPENLGSVMGFVNMVGFFGATVGPYLLGLLIDIFGYRHAFLSIPVMYLLAWVILWIESFLKRKKP
- a CDS encoding serine/threonine-protein kinase RIO2, with translation MVSKLLALEAYPSLRDLDFRILRGVELNMRHHRWVPLEDIARFARVDVETASFRLGKLDDWGLVVRRSDIGYIGYQLTIHGYDALAIRALAKKGVIEAISTTQIGVGKDADVYVGVTPSGEKVAVKFNRIGGRTASRRAGYHSHVFQDKHHTSWLYVSRLIAKKEHEALVLLSPIARVPRPIAWNRHVVVMEFVEGTELAELRDTDLSREEAERILDRVLEEYLKIVHFGIVHSDMSEFNIVLTKDGDILIIDWAQYITTAHPESYELLKRDIIVLLNAFRRRWRVKKEFEKVWPEFESAWKVSRGEGNGN
- a CDS encoding radical SAM protein, translated to MPEMVRVSYGTAIVMGLIRAKLLARPTTAYLMTYWPGRCSNDCAFCVQARSSRADLEKLSRVVWPAFGLEDVLEGLKRGNFARICLQTIDYPGMVEDVFDLLGAFSDLNLPISVSITPVDSETLERFKELGVDYIGVGLDVASERLFKEIKPDLSWEEVWDFAGRVIRVFGNGSALIHVIVGMGETDRELVETFIRAREIGADVSIFAFTPVKRTRLEKLKPPSLERYRKIQLAKYLVSIGKEDAIVFDGDSIKGFALSEDEVKKIPSTVFMTHGCPGCNRPYYNERPGKEPYNYPFAPKREDLERVMSFIL
- a CDS encoding MFS transporter: MEKTLRNIWLLNLSTFFFFLGISLTNPIVSPFAITLGANPFVVGLVAGVTSFVSLVSKPVGGLIGDRGYRLEMMIVGNVLSLLSGLLYVASAYTSNLVLFAFTRALHGFSMGIFFPSSLSTAVDLAPPGRVGETLGWRGMMFSLGNIVGPALGGYLSDYLGFVGAFSFVSLFSLIGAGFIIPVWREVGRITGDEESSRESVSYRALLKVSFVFTSLALLFFSASYSGITTYLPAFYKYLGFPQRAFGLYMMVVGASSFATRLIGGKTADKIGPVPVSFGGILVVITGYVFLNYRILPPESYISAVLIGAGFGLAVPAMQMMALAPLPGKIRAMGSSIYTMFFDLGTLGGQVALGYVADLNGYGAVFPLLPLIAGVALINILIPKIKGDVDA